TAATGAAACGTCCTAATATTAACATTTCAATGTTTTGTGCAAATGATAATAACAGTGTACCAATGATAAATACAATCGCAATTATCAATACAAGACGTCTTCTCCCTATTTTATCGGATAATGGACCACTACCGCCAGCACCGATTATTGCGCCAAATAGCATCGATGATACGACTAAACCTTTCATAGATTCACTTAAAGGAATATCATGGTGGATAAATAATAGCGCACCAGAAATAACACCATTATCATAACCATATAATAATCCGCCTAAAGCTCCCAAAATAAAAATTAAATATTTGTTTGCATTCACTTAATATCATCCCTTTCATAATTAAGGTTATTATAATCTAAAAATGAAAGCGTTTCAATTTATATTTTAATAAAATTCACAAACAATTATAATAAAAAAGGAATTTGAAAAGCTTATAATTGAATGAGAGTCAATTTTTACAGTAGCAAAATTTTCACTTCTAGTATGAATTAATACAAAAAATTCTTATTCACATGTCGTTATGAATAAGAATTATTAATAAAATATAAAGTTATGTTATACAATTATTCTTCATCTCTATCAGCGAAATGGATGAAAAAACCACTTATGATTGCCACAGGTATTCCTATAAATGGGGTGAACATGACACTAAACACACATGCGAAAATAATGCTAAACAATAGAGCGATAAATCCTGATTGTCGTTCTTTTTCAATTCTGTCACGTGAAATTTTCACCACACCCTTATCATTGTTCAATTAATTGAATTAAATTGCCACAAGTATCATCAAATATAGCCAGTTTAATTTCTCCCATAGCCTGTGGTTCTTGTGTGAAACGGACACCTCGCGCTTTTAACGACTCATACTCTTCTTCTAGATTATCAGTGGCAAACATTGTAGCGGGTATACCTTCATCAAAAAGTCGAGTTTGGTAATCTTTAGCAATAGGATTATCATTTGGCTCTAATACAATTTCCACTGGATTGGCAGAGTTACTCTCTTTTACAGTTAGCCATTTAGGACCACCCATATCTATATTATGTTTAAGTTCGAAACCTAATATTTTAGTATAAAATTGTTGGGCTTGTTCTTGATCTTTAACAAATATACTCGTTGCTACTATTTTCATTGTTTAAACACCACCAAAAATTTATTGTAGTCCCGCTCTAATTTGCACACCATGTTCTATATAAGCTTTTAGACAACTTAACATATAAACCCAACCTTCTTTTTGACCGAGAATACGTTCAACTTCGGAAGGATCAAACGAACTTTCTTTTGTCGTTACTAAAGTTTTATCATCATACGATTCAAAGTTGATTGTCACCGTTTTATCCCCCCACTGAAATTCAATGTTTTCATTAGGCGTCACTTCTTTAACTTTAATTTCAACTTCTGCATCATATTCATCATAACGTAACACTATATTTTTACCTGTTTCCCAACGTTTTGAACTTGATGAAAACCAAAATCCCCCAATTTCTTTAGGATCTACAAATGCTTCAAATACCGTTGAAGCTGGTGCTGTAATTTCCATTTTAGTAATAATATCCATATGTAATTCCCCTTCTCTATCTAATCATATGTTTAATTATTGCCCTCAACAATATACTTTAAACTTAAAGTAGTTATAGTATGCTTTTTACTATTTCTCTATTATACTTTATAAAAATAGTCTTTTGAGGTGAAAATAATGTTAGATAGATTAGATGAAGTAATGATATATGTATATAATCATGATAAAGCGATTGATTTTTGGACAACACACCTTTCTTTCACTGTTGTAGAAGATACAACTGAAATGGAAATGCGCGCTGTTAAATTAGCACCATCAGAAGATGCACAAACTTTAATTGTGTTACAAGATAAAGCAAAAGTAGACGCCATGGATATGGGTGTCAGTACGGCTACACCATCTTTAATCTTTGCCACTACAAATTTCGATTCGTTACGTGAATCACTTCAACAAAGCGGAATTGAAACAGGTGAAGTCATGACATTACCTATGGGTAGAGTATTTAACTTTGCTGATCCAGAACAAAATCACTTTGCTGTAAAAGAAGTACAATAATAACAAGACCTCCCGTTTTAGACTACGGGAGGTCTTATGTTTATTCTAATTCACTATATTAATGCGTTTATAATTAATCCGACAATATCGACTACACCAAAAATTAAAAATACGGTACCTAAACTAAAAAAGCTTTGTCTTCTTCCTAAACGATGACGAGAGGTTCTTTTACCTAACACTAAGAACACAATACCTACGATAATTAATAATATTGCTACAATCCACATATCGATTCCTCTCCTTATTTTAATAATACCGGCTATAAAGTCTCATTATATAAATACCCTGTTCATACTATTCATAACTTATATAACTAAGCCTCATCTCTATTTATCGCGCTTTTTAAGTTTATGTTGTTCGTACAAAAAAGAACCATAATTGCCAAAAAATGCTATTAAAGCCATAATTGATGCCCCTAAAATGACTTTTGTACCACTAATAGCTATAAATATTATGAAAATGATTATTGCAATGAGTAAACTTTTCACAATAGATTTTATGTGTAATTTCATATTACAAAACTTCCCCTCAACGAAGATATCAATAATACCGCTTAATTCTCTTCTTAAATACGACGCATTTTTCTCTTATTTTTAAAATTCCCTTTGCACTAGAATTTATACATATTTTCACAAAGTATATTGATATAATAAGTCATCATTTAAATAAGTTATGCATAAAAAAAAGACCCCTAATTAAAGGGGCCTTCTGAGACTATAACGGGAGTTAACATTCTCAACATGCCCAAGGGCACGTTGAGAAACCCATCTCATATAATCTCACATGCCCTAAGGCATGCAAATAGATTATATCTTTCACAATTATTATTGTAAATATTCAATGACTATTTTTCATTAAATTGTAAACATTTTAAAATTTAATAAAGTGATATATAAGTAAAACATGCAGGCGCAACAGAACTACTTGCACTTGCATGCTTTCTACTTATTAAGTGAATTATTGATCAATATTAATAAATTGTAATTCATAAACAGCTTCATCATCATAAGTGTTAAAGACGTCAATTTTACCGTTTAAATAAAGTTCTTGTTGTTTTCTACTTACATTATGCTTATACGTTAATTTGAGTTTTAAATTAGATTCATAACCATTGTTTTTAATAGTTTTTTCAATTTCATCAAATACGTCTTTATTTATTGGTAACAAATATCCTTCTTTACTAGGAAGCATACTAACAAATTTTCTTTCTAATACCTCATTACCTTCAATATAAATTTCGATAGTGATTTGTTTAGCTGCGCCTCCACCTAAATTATAGAGTTGTAAAAAGTCTTCTTCATTTTCTCCATCTCTTTTAACTGCAGTATTGTGCAATGTAAGACCTTTAGCACTTCTTTTAATCAAAATTTGATTAAAACCCAATGCGGGTATAAACGCTATCTTCATTTGATATAGTTGTAAAGTAACAGAAATAAAATAGAACAATGCCATTATAAATGTACCAATTTGTCCTATTGCAGATATAACATTCAACATAAAATTCTCCTTCTCGTTTTATTCAGGAGACAGTAGTAGGATTGATAACTTTAACATATCACCTATAAATTTTAAATAACTGAACACAATTTATTTAAATTAGTGCATTAAAATTTCAATAAAGCATGGGTGCACTTGGTAATCAATATCTCGATATCGGATATCTACATAATCATAATCAAAAATATCGTGTGGTAATGCTTTATACCATTGATTAGCATCGGTATAAGTGTGTTCAATTAAAACATTGTCTGCCTTAGATATATCTACCCACTCATCGAAAAGGCATGCGTAAATATGCATATTCAAAACAATTCCTCCTAGAAATTTATTAATATTGCATATAGATACACAAAACCGTTAATAATCAACGGCCAAATTCCCTTAACCTACGTTTCAGACATTAACATTTATTAATATTTATGAAAAGCTTCTGAAAATTACAATCTTTATGAGTGAGATTCAACT
The Staphylococcus kloosii genome window above contains:
- a CDS encoding SRPBCC domain-containing protein, producing MDIITKMEITAPASTVFEAFVDPKEIGGFWFSSSSKRWETGKNIVLRYDEYDAEVEIKVKEVTPNENIEFQWGDKTVTINFESYDDKTLVTTKESSFDPSEVERILGQKEGWVYMLSCLKAYIEHGVQIRAGLQ
- a CDS encoding VraH family protein is translated as MKISRDRIEKERQSGFIALLFSIIFACVFSVMFTPFIGIPVAIISGFFIHFADRDEE
- a CDS encoding VOC family protein: MKIVATSIFVKDQEQAQQFYTKILGFELKHNIDMGGPKWLTVKESNSANPVEIVLEPNDNPIAKDYQTRLFDEGIPATMFATDNLEEEYESLKARGVRFTQEPQAMGEIKLAIFDDTCGNLIQLIEQ
- a CDS encoding VOC family protein, translating into MLDRLDEVMIYVYNHDKAIDFWTTHLSFTVVEDTTEMEMRAVKLAPSEDAQTLIVLQDKAKVDAMDMGVSTATPSLIFATTNFDSLRESLQQSGIETGEVMTLPMGRVFNFADPEQNHFAVKEVQ